The following are from one region of the Candidatus Acidulodesulfobacterium ferriphilum genome:
- the yaiO gene encoding YaiO family outer membrane beta-barrel protein, translating into MKGLIAFNRKETCIIPVIEKYLTIKFKFTGLVIALFIIIFSMFSFSKTVFAGKVSSDNQRIDVGASYYFLEPHGIYGSWYIGTVKYYNNSIKKFNYFIEADGFSRTIEGKGLLGTIGAYTIWTPWLYTYSDISSGTNYLYLPEFRADNNFNFKLGKNKNIVWEIGGSYIKYNDNNLNLIASTGLTYYYKRWIASYRLFRVISDPGNVVSWSHLYSIGYGKRYWERTYLNVTTGNEAYLTTYLPVRYQSAVNYNALNIEIRQRIWLKKDFGIIGKLDYFILQGNYRAYGISIGIFKNF; encoded by the coding sequence ATGAAAGGATTAATAGCTTTTAATAGAAAGGAGACTTGTATTATACCGGTCATTGAAAAATATTTGACGATAAAATTTAAATTTACAGGTTTGGTAATTGCGCTGTTCATCATTATTTTTTCTATGTTTTCGTTTTCCAAAACTGTTTTTGCCGGCAAAGTTTCATCCGATAATCAAAGGATCGACGTGGGCGCTTCTTACTATTTTCTCGAGCCGCATGGAATCTATGGTTCATGGTACATCGGCACCGTGAAGTATTATAATAATTCTATTAAAAAATTCAATTATTTTATCGAAGCGGACGGATTTTCAAGAACAATAGAGGGTAAAGGCTTACTTGGAACAATCGGCGCTTACACGATTTGGACGCCCTGGCTTTACACATACTCCGATATTTCAAGCGGTACCAATTATCTTTATTTGCCTGAGTTTAGAGCAGACAATAATTTTAATTTTAAACTCGGCAAAAATAAAAATATTGTTTGGGAAATAGGCGGGTCATACATAAAATATAACGATAATAATTTAAATCTGATAGCTTCCACCGGGCTTACCTATTATTATAAGCGATGGATAGCAAGCTACCGCTTGTTCAGGGTTATCAGCGATCCTGGCAATGTTGTTTCATGGTCTCATCTTTATTCCATAGGTTACGGAAAACGTTATTGGGAGAGGACATACCTTAATGTAACTACCGGAAACGAGGCATATTTAACGACATACCTGCCGGTACGGTATCAAAGCGCCGTAAATTATAATGCTCTGAATATAGAAATACGCCAAAGGATATGGCTAAAAAAAGATTTTGGAATTATAGGAAAATTGGACTATTTTATTCTTCAAGGTAATTATAGAGCTTACGGAATAAGTATAGGTATTTTTAAAAACTTCTGA